Below is a genomic region from Leptospira yasudae.
GTTTCAGATTGCAATCGATGATTTTGGGAAAGGACATTCAAATTTTTCGAGATTGGATCAAATTCAATCCGATATCGTCAAAATCGATAAGAATCTTTTGAGCGGAGCCTTACGATGTCCCTCCAAAAGAAAACTGCTCGGTTCCGTCGTCGAAATCATGCACACCATGCATAAGAGAGTCGTTATAGAAGGCGTCGAAAACGAAGAGTGCGAAAAAATAGCCTCCGAAGCAGGAGCAGACTTTCTTCAAGGTTATCATTACTATGCACCTCTAAACATAGAAGGTTTATCGCAGATCTTCGGAATCAACTTTCAGATTTCCATCTGACAATCTTTATATTAGTATTTTTCAATATATTGAAAAATCAAAAAGGAGAATAATAAAATCATGCGCACTAACTTTATACAGATATTAATAATTCTGATCTTCGTAAGCTTTGGAACGTTCTGCGGAGAGAAAACCAATAGTAGTGATTCATTCGGATATCTAATAAATCTTTTAGGGAAACTTTCAAATCCCGATCCGAATCCAAATCCCGATCCGAATCCAAATCCCGATCCGAATCCAAATCCCGATCCGAATCCAAATCCTGATCCGAATCGTCCAATCCTAAACGATCTAAGTGTCCAAACGACATATAGAACCGGTACCCCAGACGATCAAAAAATAGATGTACGTTTTTCCTTTCAAAACGCGCCTCCTTCTCCGATTTCCGTAAGGGCATATATAGGAAGACCCAGCATCATGACTCTTGGTTCTGATGGACTGACTGTAAGTAATTTTATTTCGGAAGAATCATCGCCTAACCCGCTCTTTCCGGATCGGTTTATCTTCTATTCTCCGGAAACCGCTCAGTCTTATAAGATCATTGTAATTGCTTCGAATACATTTGGAAAATCAGCTAAAGAAATTAATTCAGTTCCCCCGAATCCTCCAAATGGCCCTTGTTTTGGAGCGGTAGCTGCTCCGGTTACGATCGGAAACTGTACGGGTCATTGTATTCAAGTTACTCTGAATGGAAATCTGTTAGAATTTATTGCAAAAGATACGACTACATCAATTCAAGACTATTTCTATCTGGATTTAACTACTTCCACACCTTCTGGCGGAAATACCCCGATTCCTTTTACTTTCATTGAGCACGGTCTTGATGGTAACCCAGTTCCGATCGGAAGTTATTCTATTGCAAAGCAAACTTTGAATACGTTAACATACACTGATGCTTGTATCAACATAAACTCTTATCGAATACTCGATAGTACCACCGGCGGTTTTTTTGATAGTTTCAAAACGCAAAAGATTATAGTTCCTTAATTTAGACGCTGACTTCTTTAATTTAGAAATCAGCGTCTACCCGATAACTGTTAGGAAATTTGAAGCTGAGGGTTCCCAAAATCCGAACGAATCAGAAGTGCAAATTGTAATTCTAAACGAATCTCGTTGGAAAGTGTTTTTAGAATCGGTAGCTCGGTCGATGATCGCCTTGGCAATTGGGGGTGAGATGTTCGGCATCGCTACCATTTTCTGCAACTCAACGATTTTGGTTTCTACGGTTTCAACTGTGTGAGCGCAAGCTTTTCAACATCCGAGCTTGCGCGACTTTCGTATTTCCAAAGAATCACCGGGTTTTGAATTTCGAAAAGACCGAAACTCATACGTCGAACGCTCTACGAATCTTAGAATACATAAGCCATCGGATGAATACATCCCATAACCTGAATCCATTTATCTTTCCTCGAGAATCAAACCGATCGATTCGTGATGACGAAATTGCTTCACGCCGATTCCCGATTCTTCTGAAAGGTTTCCGAGATTCGCATCGTTCACCATCTTCTCGTTTCGTTAGTCTGTGTATCGATTTTACGTAAGAAAAGATCGGATCGCACTATGGCCCCTGTTCGTTAAAATGATTTTTCCTTTTCCCCTTCCGAAGAGCCAAGGAATCGTGAGATAAAGCTCCCGTCTCCCGTTAAATGAAGAATCTAAAACCTTCTTTTTTCCAAAGTTTCGGCCCTCTCATTCTATCTCGGAAAATAAATTTTATATTTCATTCCGGATTTTAAAGCTTTCCCCTATGGGAAGGTTAATGAACCGGGAGCAAAAAAAATCTGAAAAATAAAAAAAATTAAAACCAGCTATTGACCTTACCCCTGTGGGAAGGTTTAAGATCAATGTTAAGATCGGATCGAACTAAAAATTATTCAAAATATGAATGATATGTTAGTACTTAATAATATTTTAAATTATTTAGAATCAGACAAACCGAGGATACAATCGGCCCCGATAGCCTGTCTCGATTTCTTAGAACCGTTCTAAAAATTTACTATGAACTGCTCGTAATATGAGATCAAAAGATACCAAAAGAATAATTTTTTTCGGACTCACCGGAAAAAAAACAGCTCCAGTTTTTCTGAATATGCTGGTAATTCTCTTATCAATGAGTTTCGGGTTATTTTGCGCAGAAGAAGCGGTAAAAACCGATTCCTTCACCGACCTATTCGATCTAATAGGTGGAAACCCCATTTCTCAACCGGAATCAAAAGCCGCAAGTCCTTTGATCCTAAACGATTTAACCGTGCAGACCACTGATTGGTCGTGTACACAAGGCACCCAAAAAATCGAAGTCTATTTTTCTTTTCGAAACACACCTCCCGCGCCAACTTCCGTAAAAGGATATCTCGGAAGACCCGGTATCATGACCCTCAGTACAGATGGGTTGACTGTGGATAATTTTATTTTGCAAGAATCAACGCCTAATCCGCTCTTTCCGGATCGGTTTATCTTCTATTCTCCGGAAACTTTTCAGCCTTATAAGATCATTGTAACTGCTTTCAATGCATTTGGAAAATCAGCTAAAGAAATTAATTCAGTTCCTCCAAACGATTACTGTCATGGAACGGTAAATACACCGGTAACAATTTAATACCTTTCTCTTTTAAATCTCTTCGTTCCTTTCTAACTTGAAAACAGATCCTGTGCTGCAGTCTCTTTTCTGAAACCTACGACCGGCAGGATGTCCAGAGATAGGATCGCGGAATCCAGTAAAAAAAAAGAAAAAAAATCTTTATCGGCTATTGACCTTACCCTCGTGGGAAGGTTTAAGCTGGATTACAAGATCGGCTTCAAAAGTCGCACAAGGAGAATCTTATGGTAGAATTTCAAGTAGAGAATATGACGTGCGGAAGTTGCGCAAATGTGATCAGCAAATCGATCAAAACAATTGACCCAAATGTTCAAGTTAGCGTGGATGTAGTAAGTCAGACAGTCCGAGTTGACAGTATCCTTCCTGAGAATAAACTCGCGAGTCTAATCGAAGAATGCGGATATCCAGTTTCTACAAGCACGGTAGTCGAACGATAACAGGAGAAACAAATCAATGAATCAAGTAAATCCAAGCTGCAAGATCAAAGCTACCTTTACTAAGGTAGCTTTTCCAAGAGTCGAAATTGCAAAGTTAGCGTTATCGATTACTCTTATTTTCGCAAGCTATAGCCTATTTGCGCACGGAGAACACGAAGCGGGTCCAAATGGAGGAACGATTCGGATGCCGGGCGGCTTTCATACCGAGCTAGTTCTATTAAAGGAGGGTTTGAAGGTGTATCTTTTAGATATCGAATTTAAAAACCCTTCAACAAAAAACGGCAAGCTTCAGGCAAAAATTATTCAAGGAAAATCAGAACAAAAGTTGGAATGCCAAACCCGTTCCGATCATTTTTTCTGTCCGGCTTCCAACGTTCCTAGTTCCGGTAAGATCATTTTGAAAGCGACACGAGAGAAGATGGAAGGTATTGACGCGGTTTACGACTTACCTTTAGTAAAAAAATAAGTGTACGTCAATCCCGGAATAAACAGTCTCTTAGATCGACTACATCGACTGGACTCGGTTTTCCAGTTGATGTGGACTCAATTTCCATGCAACATAGTTTCTTTTTGACATCGTCTTATGCAGCTGACGAGTTCCTTCAGAGCTATCCTTCAGGATTCCAAAAGAGAAAATCAGACGAACAAATATAAGACCCTAAGTGAATCGAAAAATATTTTAATGATTATTGAATCGTTTCGATTCTGTTAATTTATAGATTCGGAATATCGATTACGGCTCGCATTCATTTATTACTTAGAATTGGATCGAATTGATTTTAATTCAGAGAAACTATAGGAACTTTGTGGGAACTCCTAGGACAACACGCCTTGGAATTTTCAGGAATTTATTATCCTACTATTAAGTATCACTCACTAACATATATTTCGTACTTATGCATTCCAATAGATTAGAAAATTGAGTTCTCTTTATAATTATTAAACTCTTTTGTTTTTAAAAAACAAAACGAATTTTAAAAGCTACCTTTAGATTCTTCCCTTCGTTCGGCTATTCGATTCCGAGAAAATTGTTTTGTTTTTAATTTTTCAGCCATTTGCGTATCGATTTCGATTTCAAGGATTGATTCGAAATTTTGTCCTCTTGCGATAGCACAAGTAAAACAATAGATTCGCATCAAACCGAAGGATTTAGTATGCACTTTTTGGGTTAGACGATTTCGAAGGATTGTTCGGCCATGCCTTATTCTTAGGAAGCCAATTTCCCCTTTTCTCGATAATTCAAGGCATCCTAATCTATAAAGAGTGAATCCAAGTTCTTAAAATTAAACTAAGCTAAAGTCATCAAGTTTCTATTCCAAAGATAACTGAACATAAAAACTATGCATAAGTCTAATAAGCATAAATGTTGCATCCTTTTGCTTTTAACTCTAAGTTTATTTCTAGTTTCCAATTGCATCCGAAAACCCGACGGAAATCTTTTTATAGATACCATGATTTTCTCTAACTTTCTGACAAATGCTTTAACTCCAATGAAGCTTAGAGTTCAAGTAAAAGGTCTTGCGAGCGGTGCGAATTTTACGATCTCAAATCAAGATTCAGAAAGCTTAACCATTAGTAAAAACGGGGACTTCGAATTCCCAAAAATGAAAACGAAATATTCCGAATTTTCAATTTCGATTTTTTCCCAACCCGTTACTACGCCGAGCCAAACTTGCGTGATTACCAATCCTGCGGGAATTCTTAGTCCCAATCACAATACCGTCGAGATCAATTGTGGAACGAAATTTTTTCCCTTAAATCTTAACGTATTTGGAATTTCTACAGGAG
It encodes:
- a CDS encoding heavy-metal-associated domain-containing protein is translated as MVEFQVENMTCGSCANVISKSIKTIDPNVQVSVDVVSQTVRVDSILPENKLASLIEECGYPVSTSTVVER